One segment of Clostridium ljungdahlii DSM 13528 DNA contains the following:
- a CDS encoding tetratricopeptide repeat-containing glycosyltransferase family 2 protein, whose protein sequence is MKITACLITKNEEKNIKKCIESFKEVVDQIIVVDTGSIDNTISIAKEYGAEIYNYVWNDDFSQPRNLALSRAKGDWIIFLDADEYFYGDTSKNILKIIKSIDNSKNIVGIYCPRINIDTVKNIKVTDYMVRIFRNKESMGYLGRIHENVYDNGKKIDCFTADKKDITIYHTGYSSEILKSKYERNLFLLQKDVDEGKATAETYFYFGDCYFSLENYELAIKYMKMYIDSGEENGGYNTKPYYITIASMMMLNSPYESVRKVIDEAIAKKTSYPEFYRLWASLEHVYGSYDKSLELYKKAFELNEKYNDIEHNNFEANIYNAYYNMGRLYELENDNINALEYQVKSLEQNKYFDGAFQCLLGLIRNENYSDIILFINSIYDINNEKDIEFLVNQTAKVKLGKVLYYYENIRLNKFKKEDNKIMFALYSNENYEEAYKYFSKCYFDEWSYTWSQFSVLSALLSKDVKLVEEIKNYVKPSLKRIIEGYLGNKNVKFIKEDKGDYLRLLKEIVLVKGNSIELKKFIELKSNFEENISSSIGNILFECKQYIEAVNNYNDSLKDAGMYYGMACKCAGVCYFKMKNYKKSMEYMQKAVEKEYKPKEVKQYLIWLEKKVTDQKLKIEAKELLNNF, encoded by the coding sequence ATGAAAATCACGGCATGTTTAATAACAAAGAATGAAGAAAAAAATATTAAAAAGTGTATTGAAAGCTTTAAAGAAGTCGTAGATCAAATAATTGTCGTAGATACTGGCTCAATAGATAATACAATTAGCATAGCAAAAGAATATGGTGCTGAAATATATAATTATGTTTGGAATGATGACTTTTCTCAGCCGAGGAATTTAGCTCTTTCTAGAGCAAAAGGTGACTGGATAATATTTTTGGATGCAGATGAGTATTTTTATGGAGATACTAGTAAAAATATACTTAAGATTATTAAAAGTATTGATAATAGTAAAAACATAGTTGGAATATATTGTCCTCGAATAAATATTGACACTGTAAAAAATATTAAAGTTACAGATTATATGGTGCGAATATTTAGAAATAAGGAATCTATGGGATACCTGGGCAGGATTCATGAAAATGTATATGATAATGGAAAAAAGATAGATTGCTTTACTGCAGATAAAAAAGATATAACTATTTATCATACAGGTTATTCTTCTGAAATCCTTAAAAGCAAATATGAAAGAAATTTATTTTTATTACAAAAAGATGTAGATGAAGGAAAAGCTACAGCTGAAACTTATTTCTATTTTGGTGACTGCTATTTTTCACTTGAAAATTATGAACTGGCAATAAAATATATGAAAATGTATATTGATAGTGGTGAAGAAAATGGGGGATATAATACAAAACCATATTATATAACCATAGCTTCAATGATGATGTTAAATTCACCTTATGAGTCTGTAAGAAAAGTAATTGATGAAGCCATAGCAAAAAAAACTAGTTATCCTGAGTTCTATAGGCTTTGGGCATCTTTAGAACATGTTTATGGAAGTTATGATAAATCACTTGAACTTTATAAAAAAGCATTTGAACTTAATGAAAAGTACAATGATATAGAACATAATAATTTTGAGGCCAATATATATAATGCCTATTATAATATGGGAAGGCTTTATGAACTTGAAAATGATAACATCAATGCACTTGAGTATCAGGTTAAGTCCTTAGAGCAAAATAAATATTTTGATGGGGCATTTCAGTGTTTGTTAGGATTAATAAGAAATGAAAATTATTCTGATATAATTTTATTTATTAACAGTATTTATGATATTAATAATGAGAAAGACATTGAATTTTTGGTTAACCAAACAGCAAAAGTTAAATTAGGGAAAGTACTTTATTATTACGAAAACATAAGGTTAAATAAATTTAAAAAAGAAGATAATAAAATAATGTTTGCCTTATACTCAAACGAAAATTACGAAGAAGCATATAAATATTTTTCTAAGTGCTATTTTGATGAGTGGAGTTATACCTGGAGTCAGTTTTCAGTGCTGTCTGCACTTTTGAGTAAAGATGTTAAATTAGTAGAAGAAATAAAAAATTATGTAAAGCCATCTCTTAAAAGAATCATTGAAGGGTACTTAGGAAATAAAAATGTAAAATTTATTAAAGAAGATAAAGGTGATTATTTAAGATTGCTGAAAGAAATAGTATTAGTTAAAGGAAATTCTATTGAATTAAAAAAATTTATTGAATTAAAAAGTAATTTTGAGGAAAATATATCTTCTAGTATAGGAAATATATTGTTTGAATGCAAACAGTATATTGAAGCTGTAAATAACTATAATGATTCGCTGAAAGATGCAGGTATGTATTATGGTATGGCATGTAAATGTGCTGGAGTATGTTATTTTAAAATGAAGAATTATAAGAAGAGCATGGAATATATGCAAAAGGCTGTAGAAAAAGAATATAAACCTAAAGAAGTAAAACAATATTTAATCTGGCTGGAGAAAAAAGTAACTGATCAAAAATTAAAAATAGAAGCAAAAGAATTACTTAATAATTTTTAG
- a CDS encoding methyltransferase domain-containing protein: MANYLKIANISIDNRSAVFNNLYDDLINKYLQDTKLNAVLECISINDLENLNDYDAIIIKNEDIDRFKTTFNIKSIETEETKIIVLNDTKNNFNNMLLGIRKLYYLPIVEAADKIISVNIQNLKYDISKDKLEWMYEQLQISLQILINNGYKINVFSLSNNEDILINNKLCEEFAYQFQNDNIKYVGNIESSEKFVELINESLFFINLSMEANILCTSFKKTFITFKLDEEFEDFLSYFELENMAFGADEFNAGEMLKKVEKLKSFLESEVIDNKIESIFDKNKTFFYDELVNIKPKKLFKDSRLDTDENRVYNNGGKRKKKKPFIYKLDKNSANKLELGCGKNPMPGWIHLDYMELQGVDVVANLDTCDEVPLPFEDNTIDEFFGSHVIEHISKPLPMMEELHRIAKPGARALFKCPYGSSDDAFENPTHVRQYFLHSYGYFSQPYYWREDYGYKGDWKVEKIYLVVSKKRYEGKTLDEIMYEVNTFRNVVIEMTVELSAVKPIREPKRELQTPDNIEFVFV, translated from the coding sequence ATGGCGAACTATCTAAAAATAGCAAATATAAGTATAGATAATAGAAGTGCAGTATTCAATAATTTATATGATGATTTAATAAATAAATATTTACAGGATACAAAACTTAACGCAGTACTAGAATGTATATCAATAAATGATTTGGAAAATTTAAATGATTATGATGCAATTATTATTAAAAATGAAGATATAGATAGATTTAAAACTACCTTTAATATAAAAAGTATAGAAACAGAGGAGACTAAAATAATAGTCTTAAATGATACAAAAAATAATTTTAATAACATGCTTTTAGGTATAAGAAAATTATATTATCTTCCCATTGTTGAAGCTGCAGATAAAATAATTTCTGTAAATATTCAAAACTTAAAATATGATATTTCTAAAGATAAGTTAGAGTGGATGTATGAACAGCTTCAAATATCACTTCAAATATTGATTAATAATGGATATAAAATAAACGTATTTTCACTTAGTAACAATGAGGATATATTGATAAACAATAAGCTATGTGAAGAATTTGCATATCAATTTCAAAATGATAACATTAAATATGTTGGGAATATAGAAAGCAGTGAAAAATTTGTTGAACTAATTAATGAGTCTTTGTTTTTTATAAATTTATCTATGGAGGCCAATATATTATGTACTTCATTTAAGAAAACATTTATTACATTTAAGCTAGATGAAGAGTTTGAGGATTTCCTTAGTTATTTTGAATTAGAAAATATGGCATTTGGTGCAGATGAATTTAATGCTGGAGAAATGTTGAAAAAGGTAGAAAAATTAAAGAGTTTTCTTGAATCAGAAGTTATTGATAATAAAATAGAAAGTATATTTGATAAAAATAAAACATTCTTTTATGATGAATTGGTTAACATTAAACCTAAAAAATTGTTTAAAGACAGCAGGTTAGATACAGATGAAAATAGAGTTTATAATAATGGTGGGAAACGAAAAAAGAAAAAACCATTTATCTATAAACTAGATAAAAATAGTGCAAATAAATTAGAACTTGGCTGTGGTAAAAATCCTATGCCCGGCTGGATTCATTTGGATTACATGGAGTTACAAGGAGTAGATGTGGTAGCAAATCTTGATACATGCGATGAGGTGCCGCTTCCTTTTGAGGATAATACTATAGATGAATTTTTTGGCAGTCATGTAATAGAACATATTTCAAAACCATTACCTATGATGGAAGAGCTTCATAGAATTGCAAAACCAGGAGCAAGGGCTTTATTTAAGTGTCCATATGGTTCTAGTGATGATGCCTTTGAAAATCCTACCCATGTAAGGCAGTATTTTTTACATTCTTATGGGTATTTTTCGCAGCCCTATTATTGGAGAGAAGATTATGGATACAAGGGAGACTGGAAAGTAGAAAAAATATATCTTGTCGTAAGTAAAAAAAGATATGAAGGTAAAACATTAGATGAAATAATGTATGAAGTTAACACTTTTAGAAATGTAGTTATAGAAATGACAGTAGAACTAAGTGCAGTAAAACCAATTAGAGAACCTAAAAGGGAATTACAGACACCTGATAATATTGAATTTGTATTTGTATAG
- a CDS encoding DUF2920 family protein → MAKDYDFYVNAQSSIYKSVDRKLKVYFSEPDSGINNNTGILLLIPGFGANSNSNIYRKMRRDFSDKYNLVVLSCDYFGYEFMQNMPFFIEKNILEISVNNEFVNYNSSLINNLMDELMKSPKESLTLSGRLKIHEKPEYCCDMGLMQAIDNITAVLSVISIIYDNDLKFNTKKILIYGNSHGSYLSYLCNAFAPELFSLIIDTAAYTYPKYIKKRQPWFIKYNNSIFRTNDRCIEKSIKIQFDINYIISKLFYDLDILKLDVLYNQFNNKCKIISFHGTNDDLTPISEKRKFCGSIDNCKLNEIIEIGASKSDSSIFQNDHHDIGVNFISLFDKIMNEYNSTFKISEYLDLKNEYIYSTMKNEYKISYKDIFPRLIINSI, encoded by the coding sequence ATGGCAAAAGATTATGATTTTTATGTGAACGCTCAATCCAGTATTTATAAAAGTGTTGATAGAAAATTAAAAGTTTATTTTTCAGAACCAGATAGCGGTATAAATAATAATACGGGGATTTTATTATTAATCCCTGGATTTGGTGCAAATTCTAATTCAAACATATATAGAAAAATGAGACGTGATTTTTCAGATAAATATAATTTAGTGGTTTTGTCTTGTGATTATTTTGGATATGAATTTATGCAGAACATGCCATTTTTTATTGAAAAAAATATATTGGAAATTAGCGTTAATAATGAATTTGTTAATTATAATAGTTCACTAATTAATAATTTAATGGATGAATTAATGAAATCTCCTAAGGAAAGTCTAACGTTAAGCGGAAGACTAAAAATTCATGAAAAGCCTGAATATTGCTGTGATATGGGATTAATGCAGGCTATTGATAATATTACAGCAGTTCTTTCAGTTATATCTATTATTTATGATAATGATCTTAAATTTAATACTAAGAAAATATTAATTTATGGTAATTCTCATGGCTCCTATTTATCCTATTTATGTAATGCTTTTGCACCAGAGTTGTTTTCTCTTATAATTGACACAGCAGCATATACATATCCAAAGTATATAAAAAAAAGACAGCCTTGGTTTATAAAGTATAATAATTCTATATTTAGAACTAATGACAGATGTATTGAGAAAAGTATAAAAATACAATTTGATATTAACTATATTATATCTAAGTTGTTCTATGATTTAGATATTTTAAAACTTGATGTTTTATATAATCAATTCAATAATAAATGTAAAATTATATCTTTTCATGGAACTAATGATGATCTAACGCCTATCAGTGAAAAAAGAAAGTTTTGCGGTTCAATAGATAATTGTAAGTTGAATGAAATTATTGAAATTGGTGCAAGTAAATCTGATAGCTCCATATTTCAAAATGATCATCATGACATAGGAGTAAACTTTATTAGTTTATTTGATAAGATTATGAATGAATACAATAGTACATTTAAAATTTCAGAATATTTAGATCTTAAGAATGAGTATATTTATAGCACAATGAAAAATGAATATAAAATAAGTTATAAAGATATTTTTCCAAGATTAATTATTAATTCAATATAA